The Streptomyces sp. Mut1 genome window below encodes:
- the nirB gene encoding nitrite reductase large subunit NirB: MPVPTPPPAPASPPAIVVVGHGMVGQRFLEGLAERGLTAAAGTARVVVLCEEPRAAYDRVRLTSYFSGRTADDLSLVEPGFMERHGFELRLGDPAESVDRAARTVTARSGEVFAYDTLVLATGSYPFVPPVPGKDSEGCFVYRTIEDLLAIEAYARTATTGAVVGGGLLGLEAAGALKGLGLDTHVVEFAPRLMPVQVDEGGGAALLRTVEDMGLTVHTGVGTQEVTVGEDGSVTGMALSDGSSLATDLVVFSAGVRPRDQLARDCGLAVGPRGGIVVDEECRTSDPAVFAIGECALASDGRVYGLVAPGYEMALAAAEVIAGGRAAFGGADLSTKLKLLGVDVASFGDAHGTADGCLDVVYADARSGVYKKLVMAADGTLLGGVLVGDAEQYGTLRPMTGTVLPVAPEQLVLPAGAGGPVALGPSALPDEAVICSCHNVTKGTIRAHTTLPEVKKCTKAGTGCGSCVRTIGRLLPRSRDTGLCGCFAYTRSELYEIVRTLGITSYAELLDSHGREAARGGDGCEVCKPTVGSVIASLAPTVGASGYVLDGEQAALQDTNDHFLANLQRNGSYSIVPRIPGGEITPEKLVVIGEVARDFGLYTKITGAQRIDLLGARVDQLPLIWTRLVDAGFESGHAYGKSLRTVKSCVGRTWCRYGVQDSVKMAIDLELRYRGLRAPHKLKSAVSGCARECAEARGKDFGIIATAGGWNLYVGGNGGATPRHADLLAQDLSDAELVRLIDRFLMFYIRTADRLERTSAWLERVDGGLEHVRDVVVHDSLGLCDELERLMADHVRGYRDEWAETINDPERLRRFVTFVNAPDMPDPSVRFVPERDQVKPDLDILAGPVLAVRTLEGTAS; this comes from the coding sequence ATGCCGGTGCCCACTCCCCCGCCCGCCCCCGCTTCCCCGCCGGCCATCGTGGTCGTCGGGCACGGGATGGTCGGCCAGCGCTTCCTGGAGGGCCTTGCCGAGCGCGGGCTGACCGCGGCGGCCGGTACCGCCCGGGTCGTCGTCCTGTGCGAGGAGCCCCGCGCCGCCTACGACCGGGTCCGGCTGACCTCGTACTTCTCGGGCCGGACCGCCGACGACCTGTCGCTGGTGGAGCCGGGCTTCATGGAGCGGCACGGCTTCGAGCTGCGGCTCGGTGACCCGGCCGAGTCCGTGGACCGCGCGGCCCGTACGGTCACCGCGCGGTCGGGCGAGGTGTTCGCGTACGACACGCTGGTGCTGGCGACCGGCTCCTACCCGTTCGTCCCGCCGGTCCCCGGGAAGGACAGCGAGGGCTGCTTCGTCTACCGGACGATCGAGGACCTGCTCGCCATCGAGGCGTACGCGAGGACGGCGACGACCGGCGCGGTGGTCGGCGGCGGGCTGCTCGGTCTGGAGGCGGCGGGCGCGCTGAAGGGGCTCGGTCTCGACACGCACGTGGTGGAGTTCGCGCCGCGGCTGATGCCGGTCCAGGTGGACGAGGGCGGGGGCGCGGCGCTGCTGCGCACCGTCGAGGACATGGGCCTGACCGTCCACACCGGGGTCGGCACCCAGGAGGTGACCGTGGGCGAGGACGGCTCGGTGACCGGGATGGCCCTCTCGGACGGCTCCTCGCTCGCCACGGACCTGGTGGTCTTCTCCGCCGGCGTACGTCCCCGCGACCAGCTGGCCCGGGACTGCGGTCTGGCGGTCGGGCCGCGCGGCGGGATCGTCGTGGACGAGGAGTGCCGTACGTCCGACCCGGCGGTCTTCGCCATCGGCGAGTGCGCGCTCGCCTCGGACGGCCGGGTGTACGGGCTGGTCGCGCCCGGCTACGAGATGGCGCTGGCGGCCGCCGAGGTGATCGCGGGCGGGCGGGCCGCGTTCGGCGGCGCCGACCTGTCGACGAAGCTGAAGCTGCTCGGGGTCGACGTGGCCTCGTTCGGCGACGCCCACGGCACCGCCGACGGCTGCCTCGACGTCGTGTACGCGGACGCCAGGTCCGGGGTCTACAAGAAGCTGGTGATGGCGGCGGACGGCACCCTGCTGGGCGGGGTGCTGGTGGGCGACGCCGAGCAGTACGGGACGCTGCGCCCGATGACCGGGACCGTGCTGCCGGTCGCCCCCGAGCAGCTGGTGCTGCCCGCCGGGGCGGGCGGCCCGGTGGCGCTCGGCCCCTCCGCGCTGCCGGACGAGGCGGTGATCTGCTCCTGCCACAACGTCACCAAGGGCACGATCCGCGCCCACACCACACTGCCCGAGGTGAAGAAGTGCACCAAGGCGGGCACCGGCTGCGGCAGCTGCGTCAGGACCATCGGCCGGCTGCTCCCGCGGAGCCGGGACACGGGCCTGTGCGGCTGCTTCGCGTACACCCGCAGCGAGCTGTACGAGATCGTCCGCACCCTGGGGATCACCTCGTACGCGGAACTCCTCGACTCCCACGGGCGCGAGGCGGCGCGCGGCGGTGACGGCTGCGAGGTCTGCAAGCCGACGGTCGGCTCGGTCATCGCGTCTCTGGCGCCGACGGTCGGGGCGAGCGGCTACGTCCTGGACGGCGAGCAGGCGGCGCTCCAGGACACCAACGACCATTTCCTGGCCAACCTCCAGCGCAACGGCTCCTATTCGATCGTGCCGCGCATCCCCGGCGGCGAGATCACCCCGGAGAAGCTGGTGGTGATCGGTGAGGTGGCCCGCGACTTCGGGCTCTACACCAAGATCACCGGAGCTCAACGCATCGACCTGCTCGGCGCCCGGGTCGACCAGCTGCCGCTGATCTGGACCCGGCTCGTCGACGCGGGCTTCGAGTCCGGGCACGCGTACGGCAAGTCGCTGCGGACGGTCAAGTCCTGTGTGGGGCGGACCTGGTGCCGCTACGGCGTGCAGGACTCCGTGAAGATGGCGATCGACCTGGAGCTGCGCTACCGGGGCCTGCGCGCCCCGCACAAGCTGAAGTCGGCGGTCTCGGGCTGCGCCCGGGAGTGCGCGGAGGCCCGGGGCAAGGACTTCGGGATCATCGCCACGGCCGGCGGCTGGAACCTGTACGTGGGCGGCAACGGCGGCGCCACCCCGCGCCATGCCGACCTGCTCGCGCAGGACCTGTCCGACGCCGAACTGGTGCGGCTCATCGACCGGTTCCTGATGTTCTACATCCGCACGGCGGACCGGCTGGAGCGCACTTCGGCCTGGCTGGAGCGCGTCGACGGCGGTCTGGAGCACGTCCGGGACGTCGTCGTGCACGACTCGCTCGGGCTCTGCGACGAGCTGGAGCGGCTGATGGCCGACCATGTGCGCGGCTACCGCGACGAGTGGGCCGAGACCATCAACGACCCGGAGCGGCTGCGCCGGTTCGTCACCTTCGTCAACGCCCCGGACATGCCCGACCCGTCGGTGAGGTTCGTCCCGGAACGCGACCAGGTCAAGCCCGATCTGGACATCCTCGCCGGCCCGGTCCTCGCCGTCCGCACTCTCGAAGGGACCGCCTCCTGA
- a CDS encoding oxidoreductase, whose product MNQGWNARDIPDQSGRRAVVTGANSGIGLITARELARSGARVLLACRDERRGKEAADRIRYAVRGADVEFAALDLADLSSVREFAAGYRADRLDLLINNAGVMALPYGRTADGFETQFGVNHLGHFALTGLLLPKLLATPGARVVSVSSGLHALADIDMGDLNSERDYRRWVAYGRSKTANLLFVHELARRAAAAGSGLVAAAAHPGYASTNLQTAGARMENRRLAERVMELGNRVIAQPASAGALPTLYAATAPGVRPDSFTGPRLLGWRGAPRPSWRAGWTRSDVAGERLWVASEQLTGVTFAVPGA is encoded by the coding sequence ATGAATCAGGGCTGGAACGCGCGCGACATCCCGGACCAGAGCGGCCGCAGGGCCGTGGTGACGGGAGCCAACAGCGGGATCGGGCTGATCACCGCGCGGGAGCTGGCCCGCAGCGGCGCGCGGGTGCTGCTCGCCTGCCGTGACGAGCGGCGCGGCAAGGAGGCGGCGGACCGCATCCGGTACGCGGTGCGGGGCGCGGACGTGGAGTTCGCCGCGCTGGACCTGGCCGATCTGTCGTCCGTACGCGAGTTCGCGGCGGGCTACCGGGCGGACCGGCTCGACCTGCTGATCAACAACGCCGGGGTGATGGCCCTGCCCTACGGGCGGACGGCCGACGGTTTCGAGACCCAGTTCGGCGTCAACCACCTGGGCCACTTCGCGCTCACCGGACTGCTGCTGCCGAAGCTGCTGGCCACCCCGGGCGCCCGGGTGGTGAGCGTCTCCAGCGGGCTGCACGCGCTGGCCGACATCGACATGGGCGACCTCAACAGCGAGCGCGACTACCGCCGCTGGGTCGCCTACGGGCGCTCGAAGACCGCCAACCTGCTGTTCGTCCATGAGCTGGCCCGGCGGGCGGCGGCGGCCGGCAGCGGTCTGGTCGCCGCCGCCGCGCACCCCGGGTACGCGTCGACCAACCTCCAGACGGCGGGCGCCCGGATGGAAAACCGCAGGCTGGCGGAGCGGGTCATGGAGCTCGGCAACCGCGTCATCGCCCAGCCCGCTTCGGCCGGCGCCCTGCCCACCCTGTACGCGGCCACCGCGCCGGGTGTGCGCCCCGACTCGTTCACCGGGCCGCGGCTGCTGGGGTGGCGCGGCGCGCCCCGCCCGTCCTGGCGGGCCGGCTGGACGCGCAGCGACGTGGCGGGCGAGCGGCTGTGGGTGGCGTCGGAGCAGCTGACCGGGGTGACGTTCGCGGTGCCCGGGGCCTGA
- a CDS encoding VOC family protein → MAQMIFVNLPVKDLETAKGFFGKLGYSFNPQFSDERTACLVISDTIFAMLLQEERFKDFTKKEIADASTSTEVILALSADSREKVDELADAALANGGSPANEPQDLGFMYGRSFQDPDHHIWEVVWMDLSAVEDQG, encoded by the coding sequence ATGGCTCAGATGATCTTCGTGAACCTGCCGGTCAAGGACCTGGAGACGGCCAAGGGCTTCTTCGGCAAGCTGGGCTACTCCTTCAACCCGCAGTTCAGCGACGAGCGCACCGCCTGTCTCGTCATCAGCGACACGATCTTCGCGATGCTGCTCCAGGAGGAGCGCTTCAAGGACTTCACCAAGAAGGAGATCGCGGACGCCTCGACGTCCACCGAGGTGATCCTCGCGCTCAGCGCGGACAGCCGCGAGAAGGTGGACGAGCTGGCCGACGCCGCCCTCGCGAACGGCGGATCGCCCGCCAACGAGCCGCAGGACCTCGGCTTCATGTACGGCCGGTCCTTCCAGGACCCCGACCACCACATCTGGGAGGTCGTCTGGATGGACCTGTCCGCCGTCGAGGACCAGGGCTGA
- the cutA gene encoding divalent-cation tolerance protein CutA, with protein sequence MTTPAWLTVLTTTDSEEKARELARGVVEARLAACVQISAPVTSVYRWQNAVEATEEWQLLFKTTAERYDELEAHLQEAHDYDTPEIIALPILRGSARYLGWVSAETAPVTSL encoded by the coding sequence GTGACGACACCGGCATGGCTGACCGTACTGACCACGACGGACAGCGAGGAGAAGGCCAGGGAGCTGGCGCGGGGAGTGGTCGAGGCGCGGCTCGCCGCCTGCGTGCAGATCTCCGCGCCCGTCACCTCGGTCTACCGCTGGCAGAACGCCGTCGAGGCCACCGAGGAGTGGCAGCTGCTGTTCAAGACGACGGCCGAGCGGTACGACGAGCTGGAGGCCCACCTCCAGGAGGCGCACGACTACGACACCCCGGAGATCATCGCCCTGCCGATCCTGCGGGGCAGCGCCCGCTACCTGGGCTGGGTCTCCGCCGAGACGGCCCCGGTCACCTCGCTCTGA
- a CDS encoding ArsR/SmtB family transcription factor: MLRIHVSGWDLSKVRMAAGPDALWETILSFHRLRDRRASAVFGKWRTETRPRLSGEVRLLSAVVPPRGYFPDFLTPSQESAEPLALDAGMEAVRATPPERLRAEIAMVDDRTAPGARRTARRARLEPLREGGDAHLGRLVGALRDYHRAAVEPYWPHIQSAVEADRVIRGRALLDGGTNELLASLPPVIRWRAPVLEADYPVDRDLHLDGRGLLLQPSYFCRGTPVVLRDPLLPPVLVYPVAHPAAPAFAEPGPWLGRLLGQTRSTVLRAIGDGCTTSELARRAGVSLASASQHACVLREAGLVHTLRHGSSVLHTLTPLGGSLLRGGAPLAVT, encoded by the coding sequence GTGCTGCGTATCCATGTCTCCGGATGGGACCTTTCCAAGGTGCGGATGGCCGCCGGGCCCGACGCGCTGTGGGAGACCATTCTCAGCTTTCACCGGCTGAGGGACCGGAGGGCTTCCGCGGTGTTCGGAAAATGGCGCACGGAAACCCGCCCCCGGCTGAGCGGTGAAGTGCGTCTGCTGTCCGCGGTGGTTCCGCCGCGCGGATATTTCCCCGACTTTCTGACGCCTTCTCAGGAAAGCGCGGAACCACTCGCTCTCGACGCCGGAATGGAGGCCGTGCGCGCGACCCCGCCCGAGCGACTGCGGGCCGAAATAGCGATGGTGGACGACCGGACCGCGCCCGGCGCCCGGCGCACGGCCCGGCGCGCCCGGCTCGAACCGCTGCGCGAGGGCGGCGACGCGCACCTGGGCCGGCTCGTCGGGGCCCTGCGGGACTACCACCGCGCCGCGGTCGAGCCGTACTGGCCGCACATCCAGTCCGCCGTCGAGGCCGACCGCGTCATCCGGGGCCGCGCGCTCCTGGACGGCGGCACCAACGAGCTGCTCGCCTCGCTCCCGCCCGTGATCCGCTGGCGGGCGCCCGTCCTGGAGGCTGACTACCCCGTCGACCGCGATCTCCACCTGGACGGGCGGGGACTGCTCCTCCAGCCGTCGTACTTCTGCCGGGGCACGCCCGTCGTCCTGCGCGACCCCCTGCTCCCGCCCGTCCTCGTCTACCCGGTCGCCCACCCCGCGGCCCCCGCCTTCGCCGAACCGGGCCCCTGGCTCGGCCGGCTCCTGGGCCAGACCCGCTCCACGGTCCTGCGGGCCATCGGCGACGGCTGCACGACCAGCGAACTGGCCCGCCGCGCCGGGGTCTCCCTCGCCTCGGCCAGCCAGCACGCCTGCGTGCTGCGCGAGGCCGGGCTCGTCCACACCCTGCGGCACGGCAGCTCGGTCCTGCACACCCTGACCCCGCTCGGCGGCTCACTGCTGCGGGGCGGGGCGCCGCTCGCGGTGACCTGA
- a CDS encoding sulfite exporter TauE/SafE family protein: MPDITLTTLVVLCIAAAAAGWIDAVVGGGGLLLLPALLLGLPHLPAAQILGTNKAVAIVGTSGAAVTYARKAPVKVGTAVRIGLAALAGSMTGAFFAAGISSEVLRPVIMVVLLAVAGFVMLRPQFGRAAGDGVPPRVTRARTVTAIVLVGGGIGLYDGLFGPGTGTFLVLALTAVLHLDLVTASATAKIVNVCTNAGALAMFAYQGNVLWQLAALMAVFNLAGGLLGARMALSRGSEFVRGVLLVVVFSLVAKLAFDQWHA, encoded by the coding sequence ATGCCTGATATCACCCTGACCACGCTCGTCGTGCTGTGCATAGCCGCCGCGGCGGCCGGCTGGATCGACGCCGTGGTCGGCGGTGGCGGGCTGCTCCTGCTGCCCGCGCTCCTGCTGGGACTGCCGCACCTGCCGGCCGCGCAGATCCTCGGCACCAACAAGGCGGTCGCCATCGTCGGCACGTCGGGCGCCGCCGTCACCTACGCGCGCAAGGCGCCGGTGAAGGTCGGCACGGCGGTACGGATCGGGCTCGCGGCCCTGGCCGGATCGATGACCGGGGCGTTCTTCGCCGCCGGGATCAGCAGCGAGGTGCTGCGCCCGGTGATCATGGTGGTCCTGCTGGCGGTCGCCGGGTTCGTGATGCTGCGGCCCCAGTTCGGCCGGGCTGCCGGGGACGGCGTCCCGCCCCGGGTCACCCGGGCCCGCACGGTCACCGCGATCGTCCTGGTGGGCGGCGGCATCGGCCTGTACGACGGGCTGTTCGGGCCGGGCACGGGCACCTTCCTGGTGCTGGCGCTGACCGCGGTGCTCCACCTGGACCTGGTGACGGCCTCCGCGACCGCCAAGATCGTCAATGTCTGCACCAACGCGGGCGCCCTCGCGATGTTCGCCTACCAGGGCAACGTCCTGTGGCAACTGGCCGCGCTGATGGCGGTGTTCAACCTGGCGGGCGGACTGCTCGGGGCGCGGATGGCGCTGAGCAGGGGCAGCGAGTTCGTGCGCGGGGTGCTGCTGGTGGTCGTCTTCTCGCTGGTCGCCAAGCTCGCCTTCGACCAGTGGCACGCCTGA
- a CDS encoding NADPH-dependent FMN reductase translates to MDLITAESTAGTPAGTTPLKVAVILASNREGRFAPVVADWFLAHADGHPAIETELIDVAGLDLPTALSYRPEPGSREVVADVGARLARSDAFVVVTPEYNHSYPAPLKNLIDWYRAEWQAKPVSFVSYGGVSGGLQAVEHLRQVFAELHSVSIRDTVSFHNAGAQFDDEGRHRDPAGADAAVKSLLDQLVWWGRALRAAREAHPYAG, encoded by the coding sequence ATGGACCTCATCACCGCGGAATCCACCGCAGGCACCCCGGCCGGAACCACCCCTCTGAAGGTGGCCGTCATCCTCGCCAGCAACCGCGAGGGCCGGTTCGCGCCCGTCGTCGCCGACTGGTTCCTCGCCCATGCCGACGGCCACCCGGCGATCGAGACGGAGCTGATCGACGTCGCCGGGCTCGACCTGCCCACCGCTCTCTCCTACCGCCCGGAGCCGGGTTCCCGGGAGGTGGTCGCCGATGTCGGGGCGCGGCTCGCGCGGTCCGACGCCTTCGTCGTCGTCACCCCCGAGTACAACCACTCCTATCCGGCGCCCCTGAAGAACCTCATCGACTGGTACCGCGCCGAGTGGCAGGCCAAGCCGGTGTCCTTCGTCTCCTACGGCGGGGTCTCCGGCGGGCTCCAGGCGGTCGAGCACCTGCGGCAGGTCTTCGCCGAACTGCACTCCGTCTCGATCCGCGACACCGTCTCCTTCCACAACGCCGGCGCCCAGTTCGACGACGAGGGCAGGCACCGCGACCCGGCCGGGGCCGACGCGGCGGTGAAGTCGCTGCTCGACCAGCTGGTCTGGTGGGGCCGGGCGCTGCGGGCCGCGAGGGAGGCCCATCCGTACGCCGGCTGA
- a CDS encoding SanA/YdcF family protein: MSPATWLHAVADSRVRSADDVPARQVAVVFGAGLWDGKPSPYLANRLRTAAALYRDDKVKVVLVTGDNSRVEYDEPDAMRTFLVGQGVPDDRIVSDYAGFDTWDSCVRAKKIFGVDRAVLVSQGFHIRRAIALCRVAGIDAYGVGVTAKHDVTWYYGGTREVFAAGKAALDALFRPDPHFLGPRERGVDEALAAAAG; the protein is encoded by the coding sequence GTGTCGCCCGCGACCTGGCTGCACGCGGTCGCCGACTCCCGGGTGCGGTCGGCCGACGACGTGCCGGCGCGGCAGGTCGCGGTGGTGTTCGGGGCCGGGCTGTGGGACGGGAAGCCGTCCCCGTACCTCGCGAACCGGCTGCGGACGGCCGCCGCGCTCTACCGGGACGACAAGGTGAAGGTCGTACTGGTGACCGGTGACAACAGCCGGGTGGAGTACGACGAGCCGGACGCGATGCGGACGTTCCTGGTCGGGCAGGGCGTGCCGGACGACAGGATCGTCAGCGACTACGCGGGCTTCGACACGTGGGACTCCTGCGTGCGGGCCAAGAAGATCTTCGGCGTCGACCGGGCGGTACTGGTGAGCCAGGGCTTCCACATCCGGCGGGCCATCGCGCTGTGCCGGGTGGCGGGGATCGACGCGTACGGCGTGGGTGTGACCGCCAAGCATGACGTGACCTGGTACTACGGCGGGACCCGGGAGGTGTTCGCGGCGGGGAAGGCGGCGCTGGACGCCCTGTTCAGGCCGGACCCGCACTTCCTGGGACCCCGGGAGCGGGGCGTGGACGAAGCCCTCGCGGCGGCCGCCGGATGA
- a CDS encoding carbohydrate kinase family protein, producing the protein MIVVAGEALIDLVPEASGNALAPLLPARGGGPYNTAVALARLGSAVAFCSRISTDAFGASLTARLHEEKVDLGLVQRGPEPTTLAVAAVDAAGSAAYTFYCRGTADRLFTLPGPLPADTRAVSFGTCSLVLEPGASAYEELMRREARLGRFIALDPNIRAGLIDDPDAYRARFRRLLPSVSLLKLSEEDARWLGDDIAGWLDAGPAAVVVTRGEAGLTAHTRAGAHAVPGEPVRVIDTIGAGDTVNAALLHALSARGPLSADALAGLTSDGWQRVLRFAARAAAATCARAGAEPPFAHELPALGV; encoded by the coding sequence GTGATCGTCGTCGCCGGTGAGGCGCTGATCGACCTGGTACCCGAGGCCTCCGGCAACGCCCTGGCCCCGTTGCTGCCCGCCCGCGGCGGCGGGCCGTACAACACGGCCGTCGCCCTGGCCCGGCTCGGTTCGGCGGTCGCCTTCTGCTCGCGGATCTCGACGGACGCCTTCGGGGCGTCGCTGACCGCCCGTCTGCACGAGGAGAAGGTGGACCTCGGCCTGGTGCAGCGGGGTCCGGAGCCCACCACACTGGCCGTCGCCGCCGTCGACGCCGCCGGCTCGGCCGCGTACACCTTCTACTGCCGGGGCACGGCCGACCGCCTCTTCACCCTGCCGGGACCGCTGCCCGCCGATACCCGGGCGGTGTCGTTCGGCACCTGCTCGCTGGTACTCGAACCGGGTGCGAGCGCCTACGAGGAGCTGATGCGCCGCGAGGCACGGCTCGGGCGCTTCATCGCCCTGGACCCCAACATCCGTGCCGGCCTCATCGATGATCCGGACGCCTACCGGGCCCGTTTCCGCCGGCTCCTGCCCTCCGTCTCGCTCCTGAAGCTCAGCGAGGAGGACGCGCGGTGGCTCGGTGACGACATCGCGGGCTGGCTGGACGCCGGCCCCGCCGCCGTCGTGGTCACCCGGGGCGAAGCGGGCCTCACGGCCCACACCCGCGCCGGCGCGCACGCGGTACCCGGTGAACCCGTCCGGGTCATCGACACCATCGGGGCCGGAGACACCGTCAACGCGGCGCTGCTGCACGCCCTGTCCGCGCGCGGCCCGCTGTCCGCCGACGCCCTGGCCGGGCTGACGTCCGACGGCTGGCAGCGGGTACTCCGCTTCGCCGCCCGCGCCGCCGCGGCCACCTGTGCGCGGGCCGGGGCCGAGCCGCCCTTCGCCCACGAACTGCCCGCACTCGGCGTCTGA
- the nirD gene encoding nitrite reductase small subunit NirD → MTTQTMETARSTRAVRLATGDGWVTVCDRSLLTPGRGVAALLPDGRQVALFVDRAGRTYAIDNRDPFTGAYVLSRGLVGSDGGRPFVASPLLKQRFDLATGACLDDDEVHVPVFEVRAD, encoded by the coding sequence ATGACGACGCAGACGATGGAGACCGCGCGGAGCACCCGGGCCGTCCGACTCGCCACCGGGGACGGCTGGGTCACGGTCTGCGACCGCTCGCTGCTGACCCCGGGCCGCGGGGTCGCCGCCCTCCTCCCGGACGGGCGCCAGGTCGCGCTGTTCGTGGACCGGGCGGGGCGGACGTACGCGATCGACAACCGGGACCCGTTCACCGGCGCCTACGTCCTCTCGCGCGGCCTGGTCGGCTCGGACGGCGGGCGGCCCTTCGTCGCCTCGCCGCTCCTGAAGCAGCGCTTCGACCTGGCGACGGGCGCCTGTCTGGACGACGACGAGGTCCACGTACCGGTCTTCGAGGTCCGGGCGGACTGA
- a CDS encoding class F sortase produces MSQKAKGWLLVVAALAGVWLIQNGAGTRLTPPGPAAAEAFAAGPALLPGSPVAEPLRPSAPVRIRIPAIRVDAPMMRLGLGADGSLDVPPAGNTDIVGWYKDGTPPGARGTAIVAGHVDNARGPSVFYDLGSLKKGSSVEVDRQDGRTAVFTLDAIEVYESEDFPDQRVYGASEHASLRLITCGGGFSESTGYRGNVVAYAHLTGVR; encoded by the coding sequence GTGTCCCAGAAGGCCAAGGGCTGGCTGCTCGTCGTCGCGGCGCTGGCCGGTGTCTGGCTGATCCAGAACGGCGCGGGCACCCGGCTCACCCCGCCCGGACCCGCCGCCGCCGAGGCCTTCGCCGCCGGTCCCGCCCTGCTGCCCGGCTCCCCGGTCGCCGAACCGCTGCGCCCCTCCGCTCCCGTGCGCATCAGGATTCCGGCGATCCGGGTCGACGCGCCGATGATGCGGCTCGGCCTCGGGGCCGACGGCAGCCTCGACGTACCGCCGGCCGGGAACACCGACATCGTCGGCTGGTACAAGGACGGCACCCCGCCCGGCGCCAGGGGCACGGCGATCGTCGCCGGCCATGTCGACAACGCCCGGGGCCCGTCCGTCTTCTACGACCTGGGCTCGCTGAAGAAGGGCAGCAGCGTCGAGGTGGACCGGCAGGACGGCCGTACCGCCGTGTTCACGCTCGACGCCATCGAGGTGTACGAGAGCGAGGACTTCCCCGACCAGCGGGTGTACGGCGCGTCCGAGCACGCCTCGCTACGGCTGATCACCTGCGGCGGCGGGTTCTCGGAGTCGACGGGCTACCGGGGCAACGTGGTGGCGTACGCCCACCTCACCGGCGTGCGCTGA
- a CDS encoding DUF5990 family protein has product METPAEGPHTVPLRIHIEGSRLPGRSCPPGPGFPGYENVHVGVQRKDRPGELLGLHPGDAAGARWTLDCTAATDEEGVAVRGPYVQNRLGGRFVYLSWGTVDGDGLFSMFRRAKLMFTDIDAGVLAAATGSGHLTARLPLSDGEGRPRCARIRPPVVQWSANAPQDAPNAVRPLRTQGG; this is encoded by the coding sequence ATGGAGACTCCCGCCGAAGGCCCGCACACCGTGCCCCTGCGCATCCACATCGAGGGCTCACGGCTGCCCGGCCGCTCGTGCCCGCCGGGGCCCGGCTTCCCCGGTTACGAGAACGTCCACGTGGGCGTCCAGCGCAAGGACCGGCCCGGCGAACTCCTGGGCCTGCACCCGGGCGACGCGGCCGGCGCCCGCTGGACCCTGGACTGCACGGCGGCCACGGACGAGGAGGGTGTCGCGGTGCGCGGGCCGTACGTGCAGAACCGGCTCGGCGGGCGCTTCGTCTACCTGTCCTGGGGCACGGTCGACGGCGACGGACTGTTCTCCATGTTCCGGCGGGCCAAGCTGATGTTCACCGACATCGACGCGGGCGTCCTGGCGGCGGCCACCGGCTCCGGCCATCTCACCGCACGACTCCCGCTCTCCGACGGCGAGGGGCGGCCCCGCTGCGCCCGGATCAGGCCGCCGGTCGTCCAGTGGTCGGCCAACGCACCGCAGGACGCGCCGAATGCAGTCCGCCCCCTCCGGACCCAGGGGGGGTAG